The following are from one region of the Leptospira yasudae genome:
- a CDS encoding class I SAM-dependent methyltransferase — protein sequence MERIPCNTCGSFEFKPLFSKSNHKNELFHIVQCKRCALVQVSPQPSPEEVASYYSEEYFLKRSDRGYDNYFSDGIRSEISRVFGLNLKDLDFESWEESLSEPKRSLDVGCAAGYFVDYMQQRGWDSHGMDIAEAPVKFAREKLKLKVERMDFLEWKPSNAERFDLITLWASIEHLHKPKETLEKIHTHLKPGGRIILSTCRWGLLAKLQGPSWRYLNVPEHLYYYSLPGIVRLCESIGFQKKKHVTYGSGLTAKKDASVFYKTLKWIADPGVKFFDQGDMMALCFEKR from the coding sequence ATGGAACGCATCCCCTGCAATACCTGCGGCTCTTTCGAGTTCAAACCGTTATTCTCCAAATCCAATCATAAGAACGAACTCTTTCACATCGTACAGTGCAAACGTTGCGCTCTCGTTCAAGTAAGCCCTCAGCCTTCTCCCGAAGAAGTCGCGTCCTACTATTCGGAAGAATATTTTTTAAAACGAAGCGACCGAGGATATGATAACTATTTTTCGGACGGAATCCGAAGCGAGATCTCGCGCGTATTCGGACTCAATCTGAAGGACTTGGACTTCGAGTCCTGGGAAGAATCCTTGTCCGAACCGAAACGTTCTCTCGACGTCGGCTGCGCGGCCGGTTATTTCGTGGATTACATGCAGCAAAGAGGATGGGATTCGCACGGGATGGACATCGCCGAAGCTCCGGTAAAATTCGCACGCGAGAAGCTGAAACTCAAAGTGGAGCGGATGGATTTTTTAGAATGGAAGCCGTCTAACGCGGAACGATTCGACTTAATCACCCTTTGGGCGTCGATCGAACATCTCCACAAACCGAAAGAAACATTAGAAAAGATTCATACACATTTGAAACCGGGAGGAAGAATCATACTTTCCACGTGTCGATGGGGACTTCTCGCCAAACTTCAAGGACCTTCCTGGAGATACTTAAACGTTCCGGAACATCTCTACTATTATTCTCTTCCGGGAATCGTTCGACTCTGCGAATCGATCGGTTTTCAAAAGAAAAAACACGTCACGTACGGAAGCGGATTGACCGCAAAAAAAGACGCGTCCGTATTTTATAAGACCTTAAAGTGGATTGCGGACCCGGGCGTGAAATTTTTCGATCAAGGGGATATGATGGCCCTTTGTTTCGAAAAACGTTAA
- a CDS encoding hybrid sensor histidine kinase/response regulator, which produces MIQKKVYIICIEDNPNDLALMIRQISSSGLDFSYKQIQTKEELIQELKTSEPDLILSDFSLPSFDGMEALYAVKKYHPNVPFLFVSGWLGEDAAIEALKQGATDYISKNKITKLMLAVERALKESEERQLLEKAEKENETLKSQLIQAQKLEVISLLATGVAHEISNPLTIMINYAQLILAQSKDDSILKYASNILDEGERISKITKDLLRLARQEKNVFSQVNFQEIIQKTVTLCEQLFKKDMIRIELDMHSSISEIQCVPQQIQQVVLNLLNNARDALNLKYPKFDSNKVILIRANPFDKEGRSWIQLSIEDHGVGIPPEEAMKIFSPFFTTKKVDQGTGLGLSVSIGIIKDHGGELYYESIENEYTRFFIDLPINPERRNGSGGSVQKNFA; this is translated from the coding sequence ATGATTCAAAAAAAAGTTTATATCATCTGCATCGAGGACAATCCGAACGATCTGGCCCTGATGATCCGGCAGATCAGCTCGAGCGGTCTGGATTTTTCCTATAAACAAATTCAAACCAAGGAAGAATTGATTCAGGAATTAAAGACCAGCGAACCGGATCTGATTCTATCCGATTTTTCCTTACCTTCCTTCGACGGAATGGAAGCCTTATATGCGGTTAAAAAATATCATCCGAACGTTCCCTTCCTTTTCGTTTCAGGTTGGCTGGGAGAAGACGCGGCGATCGAAGCGCTCAAACAGGGAGCGACGGATTATATTTCCAAAAACAAGATCACCAAACTGATGCTCGCCGTCGAACGTGCGCTCAAGGAATCCGAAGAAAGACAACTTCTCGAAAAAGCCGAAAAGGAAAACGAAACTCTCAAGTCTCAGCTGATCCAAGCGCAAAAACTCGAAGTCATCAGCCTTCTCGCGACCGGTGTCGCGCACGAGATCAGCAATCCGTTGACGATCATGATCAACTACGCGCAGCTGATTCTCGCGCAAAGCAAGGACGATTCGATTCTCAAATACGCGAGCAATATTTTGGACGAAGGCGAGCGGATCTCAAAGATCACGAAGGATCTTTTACGATTGGCAAGGCAGGAAAAGAACGTTTTTTCCCAAGTGAATTTTCAGGAAATCATTCAAAAGACAGTGACTCTTTGCGAGCAATTGTTTAAAAAAGATATGATTCGTATCGAACTCGATATGCATTCTTCCATCTCGGAAATACAATGCGTCCCTCAACAGATCCAGCAAGTCGTATTAAATCTTTTGAACAATGCGAGAGACGCGCTCAATCTGAAATATCCGAAATTCGATTCGAATAAGGTGATTCTAATTCGTGCGAACCCGTTCGACAAAGAAGGAAGATCCTGGATTCAATTGAGCATAGAGGACCACGGCGTCGGAATTCCTCCCGAAGAAGCGATGAAGATCTTCAGCCCGTTTTTTACGACCAAAAAGGTCGATCAAGGAACCGGATTGGGTCTTTCCGTCAGCATCGGAATCATCAAGGATCACGGCGGAGAACTCTATTACGAAAGTATAGAAAACGAATATACTCGTTTCTTTATAGACCTTCCGATCAATCCCGAAAGACGCAACGGGTCCGGCGGCAGCGTGCAAAAGAACTTCGCTTGA
- a CDS encoding CapA family protein — protein sequence MKQSVFLSVVSVLFLFSSVLSADPQANTTIKIKAVGDMVPGTNFPEPLNIQDPRSFLFGKVENYLKGADILFGNFESTLTNYPNTSKDTSRRMIFAFRTPPSYAKVLKDVGFDILSIANNHSLDFHQQGFDDTQKNLSDAGIRYTGKKGMITYMNVKNVSIAWIGFSHLKSHNNVNEIEEGVELVKEAKKKAQLVFISFHGGAEGGPALHVKNQMERFYGEYRGNLVEFSHSLIDAGADLVIGHGPHLVRAMELYKGRLIAYSLGNFMGYRALSSRGIVGYSLVLEAEVDAQGKFVKGKIIPLQLDSASIPEYDPEKKTIDLMKKLTKEDFPGKGPKISEDGTILPGA from the coding sequence ATGAAACAGTCCGTATTTCTTTCCGTCGTATCCGTTTTATTTCTTTTTTCATCCGTTCTTTCCGCCGATCCACAGGCGAACACGACGATCAAAATCAAAGCCGTGGGAGACATGGTTCCCGGTACGAATTTTCCAGAGCCGTTGAATATCCAAGATCCGAGATCGTTCTTATTCGGCAAAGTGGAGAATTATCTGAAAGGCGCGGACATTCTTTTCGGAAATTTCGAAAGCACGTTGACCAACTATCCGAACACGTCCAAGGACACTTCGAGAAGAATGATCTTCGCCTTCAGAACGCCTCCTTCCTACGCGAAGGTTTTGAAGGACGTGGGTTTTGATATTTTAAGCATTGCTAATAATCATTCCTTGGATTTTCACCAGCAGGGTTTCGACGACACTCAGAAAAATCTTTCCGACGCGGGAATCCGTTATACGGGTAAGAAGGGAATGATCACGTATATGAACGTGAAAAACGTCTCCATCGCGTGGATCGGATTCTCCCATTTGAAGTCGCATAACAACGTAAACGAAATCGAAGAGGGAGTGGAACTCGTCAAAGAAGCGAAGAAAAAAGCGCAGCTCGTGTTCATCTCCTTTCACGGAGGCGCGGAGGGCGGTCCGGCTCTTCACGTTAAAAATCAGATGGAACGTTTTTACGGAGAATACAGAGGAAACTTAGTCGAGTTCAGTCATTCTCTCATCGACGCGGGCGCGGATCTCGTGATCGGTCACGGTCCTCACTTAGTGCGCGCGATGGAGTTGTATAAAGGAAGACTGATCGCGTATTCTCTCGGAAACTTTATGGGATACCGCGCTTTGTCGTCCAGAGGAATCGTTGGTTATTCTCTCGTGTTGGAAGCGGAAGTGGACGCTCAAGGCAAGTTCGTAAAAGGAAAGATCATTCCGTTGCAGTTGGACTCCGCTTCGATTCCGGAATACGATCCCGAAAAGAAAACCATCGATCTGATGAAAAAGCTCACCAAGGAAGATTTCCCCGGCAAGGGGCCGAAGATTTCCGAAGACGGAACGATTCTTCCGGGGGCTTGA
- a CDS encoding TonB-dependent receptor plug domain-containing protein has product MGQNNYIRILEYSIILFLFFGVSNVYSQQNSNSPSAPKTDSVQKAETVQVVGKIPDSGSQNFRSNPSGFQSAIKLDETSARYTSLPEVLEREAGLRVRSFGGLGSYSTLSIRGTNPNQSRIYLDGIPINNSQGGEVNLADLPFDSLESVEVYRSGNPIGFSGSAIGGSVNLVTRKDTGKPRTRINIGGGSFNTGKASVSHTGTYNGVGASFLALGEKSDQNFSFKNDHGTVVLNTLDDTVDRRRNASFERAALFGTLKYRIGKTELKLLNDFNHRIHGLPGPGSNQTNQVHRKYDRYTGSFATDTKGLLIDSFRLETRSFYTAAKDDLFDPASEFSKGVPNSRAEIRQMGVQVMPTLYLTDYYQIIRGFASLEKETFDRERLTPSNIVGRVEPLKERTYSSFRLEDEIRLFEAKVLLIPSVTWDQYKDRFPSEEPWYRRENPLASDQKKTGFTNPKFGFVWKLFERENWDVQFQANVSKQYRIPSFLEMFGEQGTVIANPNLKPEQSGNGDAGFVFKTDHSFLKTKSSVSYFSKDIKDMILFLPNSQFTLRPENVDSARIRGVEFSHREDWKYGFKFLFNYTYQDAVNASSSPYLHGKILPLRPRHEFSSTFSWKGKKLETGIELLYIGAVFRDRTNEYVNYIPARQIWNYFFTWVLFSEPGEPVKDSLGNVKESAPAKEFLLTFEVKNFTDKRISDLIGYPLPGRSWYATLSMRF; this is encoded by the coding sequence ATGGGACAGAATAATTACATTCGAATTTTAGAATATTCTATAATCCTGTTTTTATTTTTCGGCGTTTCGAACGTTTATTCTCAACAGAATTCGAATTCTCCCTCCGCGCCAAAAACGGATTCCGTTCAAAAAGCCGAAACCGTTCAAGTGGTCGGAAAGATTCCCGATTCCGGTTCCCAAAATTTCAGGTCCAACCCGAGCGGATTTCAATCCGCGATCAAACTAGACGAAACCTCGGCGCGTTATACTTCTTTGCCCGAGGTTTTGGAACGCGAGGCCGGTCTGCGCGTTCGTTCGTTCGGGGGGTTGGGTTCGTATTCCACTCTTTCGATCCGAGGAACCAATCCGAACCAATCCCGGATTTATTTGGACGGAATTCCGATCAATAATTCCCAAGGCGGAGAAGTCAATCTCGCGGATTTGCCCTTTGACAGTTTGGAAAGCGTGGAGGTCTATCGCTCGGGAAACCCGATCGGATTTTCGGGTTCGGCGATCGGAGGTTCGGTCAACCTCGTTACGAGAAAGGATACGGGCAAACCGCGCACTCGAATCAACATCGGGGGAGGTTCGTTTAACACGGGAAAGGCGAGCGTATCTCACACGGGAACTTACAACGGTGTCGGAGCGAGTTTTTTGGCGCTCGGCGAAAAATCGGATCAGAACTTCTCCTTTAAAAACGATCACGGTACGGTCGTTTTAAACACGTTAGACGATACCGTTGACAGAAGAAGGAACGCTTCGTTCGAACGGGCCGCTCTTTTCGGAACCCTCAAATACCGGATCGGCAAAACGGAACTGAAATTATTAAACGACTTCAATCATAGAATTCACGGTTTACCCGGACCAGGCTCGAATCAGACCAATCAGGTCCATCGGAAATACGATCGATATACGGGTTCGTTCGCGACGGATACGAAAGGATTGCTGATCGATTCGTTTCGATTGGAAACGAGAAGCTTTTATACCGCGGCCAAGGACGATTTGTTCGATCCCGCTTCCGAGTTTTCCAAAGGAGTGCCGAACTCAAGAGCGGAGATCCGTCAGATGGGCGTTCAAGTGATGCCGACCCTGTATCTTACCGATTATTATCAGATCATACGCGGTTTCGCTTCTTTGGAAAAGGAAACCTTCGACCGGGAACGTCTGACTCCTTCCAACATCGTCGGCCGCGTCGAACCGTTGAAGGAAAGAACGTATTCTTCCTTTCGATTGGAGGACGAGATCCGACTTTTTGAAGCGAAGGTTTTGTTGATTCCCTCCGTGACTTGGGATCAATACAAAGACCGCTTTCCATCGGAAGAACCTTGGTATCGAAGGGAGAATCCTCTCGCAAGCGATCAAAAAAAGACGGGATTCACGAATCCTAAATTCGGTTTTGTTTGGAAGTTGTTCGAACGGGAGAATTGGGACGTTCAGTTTCAGGCGAACGTTTCCAAACAATATAGAATTCCTTCCTTTTTGGAAATGTTCGGCGAACAAGGAACCGTCATCGCAAATCCGAATCTGAAACCGGAACAAAGCGGAAACGGAGACGCCGGTTTCGTATTCAAAACCGATCATTCTTTCTTAAAAACGAAATCGAGCGTTTCGTATTTTTCCAAAGACATCAAGGATATGATCCTGTTTCTTCCCAATTCTCAGTTTACCCTTCGTCCCGAAAACGTGGACTCCGCGAGAATTCGAGGCGTCGAATTCTCCCATCGAGAGGATTGGAAATACGGTTTTAAGTTCCTGTTCAATTATACGTATCAGGATGCGGTCAACGCTTCTTCGTCCCCGTATCTGCACGGAAAGATTCTTCCTTTGAGACCGAGACACGAATTTTCCAGCACGTTCTCTTGGAAGGGTAAGAAATTGGAAACGGGGATCGAATTGTTGTATATAGGAGCGGTGTTTCGGGATAGAACGAACGAATACGTGAACTACATTCCCGCGAGACAAATCTGGAATTATTTTTTCACATGGGTTTTATTTTCGGAGCCCGGAGAACCCGTAAAGGATTCTCTCGGAAACGTAAAGGAATCGGCTCCCGCAAAGGAATTCCTTCTCACCTTCGAGGTGAAGAATTTTACGGACAAAAGAATCTCGGATCTGATCGGTTATCCTCTTCCGGGGAGAAGCTGGTATGCGACTCTGAGTATGAGGTTTTGA
- a CDS encoding response regulator: MNNLQDNLISILYAEDNPQDSELTLRSLKKHNLTNQVKLVRDGEEALEYLYATGRYENRDKNQLPSLILLDLKMPKVDGIEVLRKVRSEERTKMIPVVILTSSAEEKDIVESYRLGVNSYVVKPLEFGKFSDVASEIGFYWILMNKSVS; this comes from the coding sequence ATGAATAATCTTCAGGACAATCTGATTTCGATTCTTTACGCCGAAGACAATCCGCAGGATTCCGAACTCACTCTAAGAAGTTTAAAAAAACATAATCTAACCAATCAGGTAAAACTGGTCCGCGACGGAGAAGAGGCGTTGGAATATCTTTACGCGACGGGACGTTACGAAAATCGGGATAAAAATCAACTCCCTTCCCTCATTCTTTTGGATTTAAAGATGCCGAAGGTGGACGGCATAGAGGTTTTGCGTAAAGTAAGAAGCGAAGAACGCACCAAAATGATTCCAGTGGTCATCCTCACGTCTTCTGCGGAAGAAAAAGACATCGTGGAAAGTTACAGACTCGGTGTGAACAGCTACGTGGTCAAACCTTTGGAGTTCGGCAAATTCAGCGACGTCGCAAGCGAAATCGGATTTTATTGGATTCTAATGAACAAAAGCGTATCCTAA
- a CDS encoding YncE family protein, translating into MNSKLKILIVFFFLNVFCRDIERPSFLSLLLTLNSPGNIGVVTTDFGGGGRFKVVNPSLLYSYPGLTPIHSDAVARFGIGRVFVLNRLNRDSIQVLEPNYGFATIAELSLGLKVNPVDMEFASASKAYVSLYGSNRLLIVDPTYLTVTGSIDLGGYAETFSTGGAPDGIPEMNGMKIVGDSLFVCIQRLDRNDPSGYFPPNTTSLLVEISIATDSVLGVYTFPSSNPANKPQLVDLFGEPHLVIATPGRMGFLSQIDGGVSAFRLSTRSFVSRLLYSEAVAGGDILTVQVKSDSIGYASVLDSGFTKTLQVFNPATGEKLATLLTIPSSYDASLSSILLASDKILYVGNTQFQKPGVTMFDTERGNALLTPNPISVDLQPYDIIELK; encoded by the coding sequence ATGAATTCAAAACTTAAGATTTTAATTGTATTCTTTTTTTTGAATGTGTTTTGCAGGGATATTGAAAGGCCTTCTTTTTTGAGTCTTCTTTTGACGCTGAATTCTCCCGGCAATATCGGAGTCGTTACGACCGATTTCGGAGGGGGTGGGCGTTTTAAGGTCGTAAATCCCTCTTTGTTGTACTCATATCCCGGTTTGACTCCGATTCATTCGGACGCCGTGGCTCGTTTTGGAATCGGAAGAGTTTTCGTTTTAAACCGACTCAACCGGGACAGCATTCAGGTTTTGGAACCTAACTACGGTTTTGCGACGATCGCGGAGCTTTCCCTCGGTTTGAAAGTCAATCCGGTCGACATGGAATTTGCGAGCGCTTCCAAAGCATACGTGAGCCTTTACGGTTCCAATCGTCTTTTGATCGTCGACCCGACGTATTTGACCGTCACGGGTTCGATCGATCTCGGAGGTTACGCGGAAACGTTTTCCACAGGAGGCGCTCCCGACGGGATTCCCGAAATGAACGGAATGAAAATCGTGGGCGATTCTCTCTTTGTCTGCATTCAAAGATTGGATCGCAACGATCCTTCCGGTTATTTTCCGCCGAACACGACTTCTCTTTTGGTCGAGATCAGCATCGCGACGGATTCGGTCCTGGGCGTTTATACGTTTCCCAGTTCCAATCCCGCCAATAAACCGCAGCTCGTAGATCTTTTCGGAGAACCTCATCTTGTGATCGCGACTCCGGGGAGAATGGGTTTCTTGAGTCAGATCGACGGCGGCGTGAGCGCGTTTCGTTTGTCGACGCGGAGTTTCGTTTCCCGTTTGCTTTATTCCGAAGCCGTCGCGGGCGGCGACATCCTTACCGTTCAGGTGAAATCGGATTCGATCGGATACGCTTCCGTGCTGGATTCGGGTTTTACGAAAACGCTTCAGGTATTTAATCCGGCCACGGGGGAAAAACTTGCCACGCTTCTCACCATTCCGTCGAGCTACGATGCGAGTCTTTCGAGCATTCTTCTCGCATCCGATAAGATTTTATACGTGGGGAATACCCAGTTTCAGAAACCGGGCGTGACGATGTTCGACACGGAACGAGGAAACGCACTCTTGACCCCGAATCCGATCTCGGTCGATCTGCAGCCGTACGATATTATCGAATTGAAATAA
- a CDS encoding sodium:solute symporter family transporter codes for MESQLGQPNFLSILFFFLFVAFTLGVTYWAAKKTKTSSEFYAAGRSITGFQNGLALSGDFMSAASFLGISGMVALKGYDGMLYAVGWLVGWPALLFLVAEPLRNLGKFTFADVVAYRLKQKPIRIAAAIGGILVTLTYSIAQIVGSGKLINLMFGLPYEIAVITVGVVMLLYVLFGGMIATTWVQIIKACLLLFGVTLLTVLSLSHFGFSLENLYGAVDQKFGKSSLEPGGLVANPIDAISLGLALMLGLLGLPHILMRFYTVPDAKEARKSVAYATTFIGYFYLIIPIVGFSAAVLIGREPIANIDKGGNMAAALLAELLGGTLLMGFIAAVAFATILAVVAGLTLAAASTISHDIYVNVVKGGKATEGEEVGLAKKATIAFGILSILFGILFKDQNVAFLVGLAFAVAASGNFPALFLSIVWKNFSTVGGVVSILTGSVSAVLLIILSPTIWVDVFGFEKAIFPLKNPAVVSMTLSFFSAYVFSKFFPEETAQKLYESEKIRTYLGIGAE; via the coding sequence GTAACATACTGGGCCGCGAAAAAAACCAAAACCTCGAGCGAATTTTACGCTGCGGGAAGAAGCATCACCGGTTTTCAAAACGGATTGGCCTTATCCGGAGATTTTATGTCCGCGGCTTCCTTTCTCGGAATTTCGGGCATGGTTGCATTAAAAGGTTATGACGGAATGTTATACGCGGTGGGTTGGCTCGTAGGCTGGCCCGCGTTGTTGTTTCTCGTCGCGGAACCTCTGCGTAACTTGGGAAAGTTCACGTTTGCGGACGTGGTCGCGTATCGACTCAAACAAAAACCGATCCGCATCGCCGCCGCGATCGGAGGAATTCTCGTTACGTTGACGTATTCGATCGCGCAGATCGTGGGTTCCGGCAAACTCATCAATCTGATGTTCGGTCTTCCGTATGAAATCGCGGTGATCACCGTCGGAGTCGTTATGCTTCTTTACGTTTTGTTCGGAGGGATGATTGCGACGACTTGGGTTCAGATCATCAAGGCTTGTCTGCTTTTGTTCGGCGTAACCTTGCTTACGGTCTTATCCTTGTCGCATTTCGGATTCAGTTTGGAAAATTTATACGGAGCGGTGGATCAGAAATTCGGCAAAAGTTCCTTGGAGCCCGGCGGATTGGTCGCCAATCCGATCGACGCGATTTCTTTGGGACTTGCGTTGATGCTCGGTTTATTAGGACTTCCTCATATTCTAATGCGCTTTTATACCGTACCCGACGCGAAGGAAGCCCGTAAGTCCGTGGCCTACGCGACTACGTTTATCGGTTATTTTTATCTGATCATTCCGATCGTAGGATTTTCCGCGGCCGTGCTGATCGGAAGGGAACCGATCGCAAACATCGATAAGGGTGGAAACATGGCCGCCGCGTTGTTGGCCGAACTTTTAGGCGGAACTCTGTTGATGGGATTTATCGCGGCGGTTGCGTTTGCTACGATTCTTGCGGTGGTCGCAGGATTGACCTTGGCGGCGGCTTCAACGATTTCCCACGATATCTATGTGAACGTCGTAAAGGGAGGAAAGGCGACGGAAGGAGAGGAAGTCGGTTTAGCAAAAAAGGCCACGATCGCATTCGGAATTTTGAGTATTCTTTTCGGAATCCTGTTCAAGGATCAGAACGTCGCGTTTTTAGTCGGACTTGCGTTTGCGGTGGCCGCCAGCGGAAACTTCCCGGCGCTCTTCTTGTCCATCGTTTGGAAAAATTTCAGCACGGTCGGCGGAGTGGTCTCGATCTTAACCGGTTCCGTTTCCGCAGTTCTTTTAATCATACTCAGTCCGACGATTTGGGTGGACGTGTTCGGTTTTGAAAAAGCGATCTTCCCGTTGAAAAATCCTGCCGTCGTATCGATGACTCTTTCGTTTTTCAGCGCGTATGTGTTCTCCAAATTCTTCCCGGAGGAAACGGCACAGAAATTGTACGAATCGGAGAAAATAAGAACGTATCTTGGAATCGGAGCGGAGTAG
- a CDS encoding sensor histidine kinase, protein MKNTIEKNVVLGLIVVVFLNTVIAGATFYGLRQSENLKKWETHTQEVIIHLEETLSSFSELHSAIRGYILFKDRSLFENFYKNKTTIYENLEQVRNFTADNPVQQKQIAVIRSLVDQKLAYLEEQVIQREMRSLASYSIPFRSPQGIPLTEKIRNLLYEMKAEEFRLLAIRQKDSERNLAISTTLVFLGIALNLSFIVVQNLLIYKESKRRKTAESVAERSNEDLKKYSKQLERSNKDLEAFSYSVSHDLRAPIRGISGFSKILMEDHGNELDNEGRRILNIISQNSENMGQLIDDLLEYSRLGRKEITFSVVNMKMMAKKVLEEVSNYYPDIRMNTVVGDLPQARADSGLLKQLLFNLVSNSFKYSKKKEQPKIEIGSYQNGGETVFFVKDNGAGFDMKYGHKLFNMFQRLHHSDQFEGTGVGLAIVKRAVEKHEGRVWGEGKLNEGACFYFTLGVHENHE, encoded by the coding sequence TTGAAGAATACGATTGAAAAGAACGTCGTCCTTGGATTGATCGTCGTCGTATTTTTAAACACGGTCATCGCCGGTGCGACTTTTTACGGACTCAGACAATCCGAAAACCTGAAGAAGTGGGAAACGCATACGCAAGAAGTCATCATTCATCTGGAGGAAACCCTTTCCTCTTTCAGCGAACTTCACTCCGCGATCCGCGGTTATATTCTTTTTAAGGACCGATCCCTTTTTGAAAACTTTTACAAAAATAAAACCACAATCTATGAAAATCTCGAACAAGTTCGAAACTTTACCGCGGACAATCCCGTACAACAAAAACAGATCGCCGTTATACGTTCGTTAGTCGATCAAAAACTCGCTTATTTGGAGGAACAAGTAATCCAAAGGGAAATGCGCAGCCTAGCGAGTTACAGCATTCCGTTCCGTTCTCCGCAAGGAATTCCTCTTACCGAAAAGATTAGAAACCTTTTGTACGAAATGAAAGCGGAGGAATTCCGTCTGTTGGCGATCCGTCAAAAGGACTCCGAACGAAATCTCGCGATCTCGACCACGTTGGTGTTCTTAGGAATCGCCTTGAATCTTTCCTTTATCGTAGTTCAGAATCTGCTGATCTATAAGGAAAGCAAGCGCCGCAAAACCGCGGAGAGCGTTGCGGAACGATCCAACGAGGATCTAAAAAAATATTCCAAACAACTCGAACGTTCGAACAAGGACCTCGAGGCGTTTTCGTATTCCGTTTCCCACGACCTTCGGGCTCCAATCCGAGGAATATCAGGATTTTCTAAAATTCTAATGGAAGATCATGGAAACGAACTCGACAATGAAGGCAGAAGAATTCTAAACATCATCTCCCAAAATTCGGAGAATATGGGTCAACTCATCGACGATCTTCTGGAATATTCCAGACTAGGAAGAAAAGAGATCACGTTTTCCGTTGTGAATATGAAGATGATGGCAAAAAAGGTTCTCGAAGAAGTGTCGAATTATTATCCCGATATCAGGATGAATACCGTGGTGGGCGATCTTCCACAGGCAAGGGCGGATTCCGGTCTCCTGAAACAGCTTCTTTTCAATCTCGTTTCCAATTCCTTCAAGTATTCCAAAAAGAAGGAACAACCGAAAATCGAAATCGGTTCCTATCAAAACGGCGGCGAAACGGTTTTCTTCGTCAAGGACAACGGGGCCGGATTCGATATGAAATACGGACACAAGCTTTTCAATATGTTTCAAAGATTGCATCATTCGGATCAGTTCGAAGGTACCGGCGTAGGTTTGGCGATCGTCAAAAGGGCGGTCGAAAAACACGAAGGAAGGGTTTGGGGAGAAGGCAAATTGAACGAAGGCGCCTGTTTTTATTTTACGTTAGGAGTTCATGAAAATCATGAATAA
- a CDS encoding ankyrin repeat domain-containing protein, whose translation MQEIFQAIASGLKAKVIGLLKRDPSLFQSVTEEGITPVLFSLYYGKLDISKEIYEIHPERNLFEAAALGDLEEVKKIVSSSADSINSFSKDGWSALHLAAYFGHLEVAKFLISSGADLGLTSKSKLSFGNTALHSAVATGKKAIVELLLEKGADANALQNPGSITPLHVAASRPGSLEIIQLLLKKGADKSKRSSEDQTPQAIALERGNSAEAKLLEV comes from the coding sequence ATGCAGGAAATCTTTCAGGCAATCGCGAGCGGACTCAAGGCGAAGGTTATCGGTCTTTTAAAAAGAGATCCGAGTCTGTTCCAAAGTGTAACGGAAGAAGGAATCACTCCTGTATTATTTTCACTCTATTATGGAAAATTAGATATTTCTAAAGAGATTTACGAGATTCATCCGGAGCGGAATCTGTTCGAAGCCGCGGCGCTCGGCGATTTGGAGGAAGTCAAAAAGATCGTTTCGAGTTCTGCAGATTCGATCAATTCGTTTTCCAAGGACGGTTGGTCCGCGCTTCATCTCGCGGCTTACTTCGGTCATCTGGAAGTTGCAAAATTTCTAATTTCCTCCGGCGCCGATCTGGGCCTCACCTCTAAAAGTAAATTGTCCTTCGGAAACACGGCGCTTCATTCCGCGGTCGCAACCGGAAAAAAAGCGATCGTCGAACTTCTTCTGGAAAAAGGAGCCGATGCGAACGCGCTTCAAAATCCGGGCAGCATCACTCCGTTACACGTAGCAGCGAGCCGTCCGGGGAGCCTCGAAATCATTCAGCTTCTTTTAAAAAAAGGTGCGGACAAATCCAAACGAAGTTCGGAAGATCAAACTCCGCAAGCGATCGCTTTAGAAAGAGGAAACTCCGCGGAAGCGAAGCTTTTGGAAGTCTGA